Proteins co-encoded in one Gossypium arboreum isolate Shixiya-1 chromosome 11, ASM2569848v2, whole genome shotgun sequence genomic window:
- the LOC108479901 gene encoding lysine histidine transporter 2-like, translating into MEIQPEKRDSAPSNDDFLNDWLPITKSRNAKWWYSAFHNVTAMVGAGVLGLPYACSLLGWGPGVAIMVLSWVITLYTLWQMVEMHEMVPGKRFDRYHELGQHAFGEKLGLWVVVPLQLMCEVGVDIVYVVTGGTSIKKIYNTLYPDGKEIRSTWFYVAFGALHIFLSHLPSFNSITAISFFASLMSLSYSTIAWVASVRKGVQPTVSYGPRSATPKAQLFDFFSGLGDVAFAFAGHNVVLEIQATIPSTPGKPSKGPMWKGVVIAYLVVAACYFPVAFCGYLVFGNQVEDNVLVSLEKPAYLIVAANAFVLVHVIGSYQVFAMPVFDMMESFLVKQMHFKPSLMLRTITRTSYVLFTMLVAITLPFFGGLLSFLGGFSFAPTSYYIPCIIWLIIYKPKRFSLSWFANYICIGIGVILTILGPIGGMISLIHSSQTFKFFS; encoded by the exons ATGGAGATTCAACCTGAGAAGCGTGATTCAGCACCATCAAATGATGATTTTTTGAACGATTGGCTTCCCATTACTAAATCCAGAAACGCTAAATGGTGGTACTCTGCTTTTCACAATGTCACCGCCATGGTTGGAGCTGGTGTTTTGGGTCTCCCTTATGCTTGTTCTTTACTTGGATG GGGACCTGGAGTTGCTATAATGGTATTGTCATGGGTTATCACTTTATATACACTATGGCAAATGGTTGAGATGCATGAAATGGTTCCTGGAAAGCGTTTTGACCGGTATCATGAGTTGGGCCAGCATGCGTTCGGAGAAAAGCTTGGGCTTTGGGTTGTGGTGCCCTTGCAACTGATGTGTGAAGTCGGTGTTGACATCGTTTATGTTGTTACCGGGGGGACATCGATAAAGAAGATTTACAACACGTTGTACCCTGATGGCAAAGAGATTCGATCAACATGGTTTTACGTGGCGTTCGGAGCGCTTCACATTTTCCTCTCCCATCTCCCCAGTTTCAATTCCATCACTGCCATCTCCTTTTTTGCTTCTTTGATGTCTCTAAG CTATTCAACCATTGCTTGGGTAGCTTCAGTTCGAAAAGGGGTTCAGCCAACCGTGAGTTATGGTCCGAGGAGTGCTACACCAAAGGCCCAACTGTTTGATTTCTTCAGTGGATTGGGAGATGTAGCTTTTGCTTTTGCCGGTCATAATGTGGTGTTGGAGATACAAGCAACGATCCCATCGACACCCGGAAAGCCATCCAAAGGACCAATGTGGAAAGGGGTAGTTATAGCTTATCTCGTTGTCGCAGCATGTTATTTTCCGGTTGCCTTTTGCGGTTACTTGGTGTTTGGAAACCAAGTCGAGGACAACGTCCTAGTTTCGCTAGAAAAACCGGCTTACCTCATTGTAGCAGCCAATGCATTCGTTCTCGTTCATGTCATTGGAAGTTACCAA GTCTTTGCGATGCCAGTTTTTGACATGATGGAATCATTTCTGGTGAAACAAATGCATTTCAAGCCAAGTTTGATGCTTCGGACCATTACAAGAACTTCTTACGTTT TATTTACAATGCTCGTAGCAATAACGTTACCTTTCTTTGGTGGGTTACTAAGTTTCCTTGGAGGATTTTCTTTTGCCCCAACATCTTACTAC ATCCCTTGCATCATATGGCTTATTATCTATAAACCAAAGAGATTCAGCTTGTCATGGTTCGCAAACTAT aTTTGCATTGGTATTGGGGTGATTTTGACGATTTTGGGACCAATAGGAGGAATGATTTCTCTCATTCATTCATCGCAGACCTTCAAATTTTTCTCTTAG